Proteins encoded by one window of Candidatus Scalindua japonica:
- a CDS encoding lysophospholipid acyltransferase family protein, whose product MFIFRILLDFKVKGTDNLKKAGDSFILAVNHVSYLDPISVCLAMPFRFKYFPLFYMAYDYFYDILFFYRFLGAVPAHQGKDLEFSGRQLITLLSRGERAVIFPEGGINKGITVKRRPRRGISYVAAKSDKLILPLKIESNLDGSVNVLGGKVIDLLTQKHWVKIVFGEPFKIEDTIGKIPESLKELRLASENILRRIETTS is encoded by the coding sequence ATGTTTATATTTAGAATCCTCTTAGATTTTAAGGTTAAAGGGACTGACAATCTGAAAAAAGCTGGAGATTCTTTTATTCTAGCGGTAAATCATGTTTCATATCTTGATCCCATTTCTGTTTGCCTTGCCATGCCGTTTCGTTTTAAATATTTCCCACTCTTTTACATGGCTTATGATTATTTCTATGACATATTGTTCTTTTATCGTTTTCTTGGAGCAGTTCCCGCCCATCAGGGGAAGGACTTGGAATTCTCCGGCAGGCAGTTAATAACTTTATTGTCTCGCGGTGAAAGGGCAGTCATATTCCCAGAAGGAGGCATAAATAAAGGTATAACTGTAAAGAGAAGGCCGCGCAGGGGAATATCGTATGTGGCCGCTAAAAGCGACAAATTAATTTTGCCTCTTAAAATAGAGTCAAACCTTGACGGGTCCGTAAATGTTTTAGGCGGAAAGGTAATTGACTTGCTGACACAAAAACACTGGGTAAAAATAGTTTTTGGCGAACCTTTTAAAATTGAAGATACAATCGGTAAGATACCTGAAAGTCTTAAGGAATTACGATTAGCGTCTGAAAACATTCTTAGAAGAATAGAAACAACATCATAA
- a CDS encoding tyrosine-type recombinase/integrase, giving the protein MMDKFMKDYAPTVSMNTQEGYKYYLKNLNRFFGNPALMSITPKIVAKYKLYRRDYGASPSTVNRELYMLLKAFNLAVKEWEWLKDNPVSRVQKELENNEVDRWLTEGEERRLLGNSPDWLREIIAFALNTGLRQDELLSLEWSRVNLLRKTILIQKTKNNKPNTLPLNSLALNVIMQKHEGKVRSLKNDLVFISMSGTKIGKRNLIRAFAQALEKAEIKNFTFHCLRHTFATRLAQNGVDIYKIAKLLNHKDLKNTQRYSHHCPESLMVGVQILEKFDYNPTTMAQNSG; this is encoded by the coding sequence ATGATGGATAAGTTTATGAAGGATTATGCTCCTACAGTCTCAATGAATACTCAAGAAGGGTACAAATATTATTTAAAAAATCTTAACAGGTTTTTTGGCAATCCTGCGTTGATGTCTATAACGCCTAAGATTGTAGCAAAATATAAATTGTATCGCAGAGATTACGGAGCAAGCCCTTCAACGGTAAACCGTGAGCTTTATATGCTTTTAAAGGCTTTCAATCTGGCAGTCAAAGAGTGGGAGTGGCTAAAGGATAATCCTGTTTCCAGAGTACAGAAGGAGCTGGAAAACAATGAAGTTGACAGGTGGCTGACAGAGGGTGAAGAGAGAAGGCTTCTTGGAAATAGTCCTGACTGGTTACGTGAGATAATAGCCTTTGCATTGAACACAGGTTTACGACAGGATGAATTGCTGTCCCTTGAGTGGAGCCGTGTAAATCTGCTCCGTAAAACTATTCTTATACAAAAGACTAAGAATAATAAGCCCAACACTCTTCCTCTGAATAGTCTGGCACTGAATGTCATTATGCAAAAGCATGAAGGTAAGGTGAGAAGCCTTAAGAATGATCTTGTGTTTATCAGTATGTCAGGTACAAAGATTGGTAAGCGTAACCTGATAAGGGCATTTGCCCAGGCATTAGAAAAAGCGGAGATTAAGAATTTTACGTTTCATTGTCTTCGCCATACATTTGCCACAAGATTAGCCCAGAATGGTGTAGATATTTACAAAATAGCAAAGCTCTTAAATCATAAAGACCTGAAGAATACGCAACGCTATTCTCACCATTGCCCGGAGAGTTTAATGGTTGGTGTTCAGATTTTGGAAAAGTTTGACTACAATCCTACTACAATGGCTCAAAATAGTGGTTGA
- a CDS encoding leucine-rich repeat domain-containing protein, producing the protein MTDLNMLVAAGNQIVDISPLSGMTNLTLVDLFNNPLNREAYCISIPLITSNNPGINFTYDPNPNPSLDCNDYDGDGLRNTVETNTGIFVNEDDTGTDLDNADSDGDRMTDGDSGNSVVILNW; encoded by the coding sequence ATGACAGACCTGAATATGTTGGTGGCGGCAGGCAATCAAATAGTAGATATCTCCCCATTATCTGGAATGACAAATCTAACTTTGGTTGACCTGTTTAACAATCCATTAAATAGAGAAGCATATTGCATCTCTATTCCTTTGATAACTAGCAACAATCCCGGAATAAACTTTACTTACGACCCTAACCCAAACCCATCGCTTGATTGTAATGATTATGATGGAGATGGTCTTCGTAATACAGTAGAAACGAACACGGGTATATTTGTCAACGAAGACGATACGGGCACTGACCTCGACAATGCGGATTCTGATGGTGACAGAATGACAGATGGTGATAGTGGTAACAGTGTAGTAATTTTAAACTGGTAA
- the smc gene encoding chromosome segregation protein SMC, whose amino-acid sequence MLLKKLELFGFKSFADKTYFEFGRGINGIVGPNGCGKSNVVDAFKWVLGEQSAKSLRGNEMLDVVFSGTNSRPSMGYAEASLTFLNDKDLLPVEYNEVCITRRLYAAGESEYLINKQPCRLKDIKELFLGTGVGGSCYSIMEQGKIESLLQVNAQERRFVFEEAAGISKYKAKKRETVLKLEKVEQNLLRVNDIVEEVQKQLRSIKLQAAKARKYNERVVRLKELRIKLSLKKYITFKDEREIAQEQIQQAEGRCQEALTIIEDLNGEKDSLQNSINELASSLEKCQINLASLAAKITGAHDRIGFNHNTIEDLNIQKDKHEKSIDILKNKIEYAERDISELNQDLEKIQKDLTEGNSSLSTKETALKQYVYEYDILEQQIEDNKKQVIDMLHRGSSLQNEVGSLSAERETIGNRRSKLLKRQEEISSELERIEYQRRSLTEQRDRVLSKIEGLELSLVGTNEQIKVLNSEIQTIGDSINDSRQLQGRKESRLETLEDLEKRFEGVSSGVQVVLEESGKDNGVISGVYGMVADLIKVDTTYVSAIETVLGDRAQIIVVNSIKDVIQASGFLKEQDKGYVKFLPLEDIRVEGGHAPIDLNIPGVVGRAVDLIKSEDRFKPLVEYILRDTIVVDDFDTALRISGERCGAKCIVTLNGEVVEPGGTILVGRGDMKLGLISRKSELESIKLELANILRVIETRLGEKEIKESEVVHLTQNADEFKRGIDAENSIKISQESNLQKEEFKNVELNDEQGVNESEIQEINEHIENINRREANLNSEIADLNDHRKVLEEQVVVLEGDRIHKESGKVNVQNEITELKVVLAQKEERNDNLIASIDKLKKELVENKEGLTAAYSEINNCREKTIVSENMITDLNNKLEELQSEKLALENEGVRLREKQDVCNGQLTEKIRQVDEYNEEYKNHEHAINDLRLKENEFKIKVIDLEERIRDDYQVELSQFAIEHNDEDDGSLDWDNVSREIDELKSKVDKMGSVNLEAIHEQTELEERETHLANQVEDLQTSEKDLNDIINKINVTSRELFETTFHEIRNHFLELFRKLFGGGRADIVLEEGVDILDAGIDIIAQPPGKDLKSIMLFSGGEKVMTTIALLFAIFQSKPSPFCLLDEVDAALDENNITRFIQILKEFASESQFVVITHSKQTMTIADVIYGVTMEEAGVSKKISVKFEEVEKQVA is encoded by the coding sequence ATGCTGCTTAAAAAATTAGAGTTGTTTGGATTTAAATCATTTGCAGACAAGACATACTTTGAGTTTGGCAGAGGTATTAACGGTATTGTCGGACCTAACGGATGCGGAAAGAGCAATGTTGTTGATGCGTTTAAGTGGGTACTCGGTGAGCAGAGCGCAAAATCACTCAGAGGTAATGAGATGTTGGATGTTGTTTTCAGCGGTACTAATTCACGACCGTCTATGGGATACGCGGAAGCATCACTGACGTTTCTTAATGACAAAGATTTGTTACCGGTAGAATATAATGAGGTATGTATTACGAGGCGTCTGTATGCTGCGGGAGAATCTGAATATTTAATTAATAAACAGCCGTGTCGATTAAAGGATATTAAGGAGCTATTTCTGGGTACAGGGGTTGGGGGGAGTTGTTACTCTATCATGGAACAGGGAAAGATTGAATCTCTGTTGCAGGTAAATGCGCAGGAGAGAAGATTTGTATTTGAAGAGGCGGCTGGTATCAGCAAATACAAAGCAAAAAAAAGAGAAACCGTGTTAAAGCTGGAAAAGGTTGAACAAAACCTGCTTCGGGTAAATGATATAGTTGAAGAGGTACAGAAGCAGCTCCGTTCTATAAAGCTTCAAGCGGCGAAGGCCCGTAAATATAATGAGCGTGTTGTCAGGCTGAAAGAGTTAAGGATTAAGTTGTCACTGAAGAAATATATAACGTTTAAGGATGAAAGAGAGATTGCTCAGGAACAGATACAACAGGCAGAGGGGCGGTGTCAGGAAGCCCTTACAATCATTGAGGATTTAAATGGGGAAAAAGATAGTTTGCAAAACAGCATAAATGAGCTTGCCTCCAGTCTTGAAAAGTGTCAGATTAATCTGGCAAGTCTGGCAGCAAAAATTACAGGTGCGCACGATAGAATAGGGTTTAATCATAATACGATAGAAGATCTGAATATACAGAAAGATAAACATGAAAAATCTATCGATATACTTAAAAATAAGATTGAATATGCGGAGCGTGATATTAGTGAACTGAATCAGGATTTAGAAAAAATACAGAAGGACTTGACAGAGGGAAATAGTAGTTTGTCAACTAAAGAGACAGCATTAAAACAGTATGTATACGAGTATGATATCCTTGAGCAACAGATCGAAGATAATAAAAAACAAGTCATAGATATGTTGCATAGAGGTTCCAGTCTTCAAAATGAGGTTGGTAGTTTAAGTGCGGAAAGAGAAACGATTGGCAACAGGAGGAGCAAACTGCTGAAACGTCAGGAGGAGATATCATCAGAGCTCGAACGTATAGAATATCAGAGGAGGAGTCTTACGGAACAGAGGGACAGGGTGTTGAGTAAAATTGAAGGCCTTGAACTCTCTCTGGTAGGCACGAACGAACAGATTAAGGTTTTAAATTCTGAAATTCAGACTATTGGCGACAGTATAAATGACTCACGGCAATTACAGGGCCGTAAAGAATCGCGTCTGGAGACCCTTGAAGACCTTGAAAAACGTTTTGAGGGGGTAAGCTCAGGTGTACAGGTAGTTCTCGAAGAGTCTGGAAAAGATAATGGAGTAATAAGCGGAGTGTATGGGATGGTTGCGGATTTAATAAAGGTAGATACCACTTATGTATCTGCTATTGAAACCGTTTTAGGAGACAGGGCACAGATAATTGTTGTTAATTCGATAAAAGACGTGATTCAGGCGTCCGGTTTTTTAAAAGAGCAGGATAAGGGTTATGTCAAATTTCTTCCATTGGAAGATATACGGGTGGAGGGGGGGCATGCTCCTATAGATTTAAATATTCCGGGTGTTGTTGGCAGGGCTGTTGATTTAATAAAGAGCGAAGACCGTTTCAAACCTCTTGTAGAATATATATTGAGAGATACGATTGTTGTTGATGATTTTGATACCGCATTGAGAATTTCGGGTGAGAGATGTGGAGCCAAATGCATAGTGACATTAAATGGAGAGGTTGTTGAGCCTGGAGGGACCATCCTTGTTGGCAGGGGTGATATGAAGCTTGGGCTTATTTCGCGTAAGAGTGAACTTGAGAGCATTAAATTGGAACTTGCAAATATTTTAAGAGTAATTGAAACGCGTTTGGGTGAAAAGGAAATTAAGGAATCTGAGGTTGTACACCTGACACAAAATGCCGATGAGTTTAAGAGAGGGATAGATGCTGAAAATTCTATTAAAATTTCACAGGAAAGTAACCTCCAGAAAGAAGAATTTAAAAACGTTGAACTTAATGATGAACAGGGTGTTAACGAAAGCGAAATACAGGAAATAAACGAACATATTGAAAATATTAACCGGAGAGAAGCAAACCTCAACAGTGAAATTGCAGACTTAAATGATCATCGAAAAGTATTGGAAGAGCAAGTTGTCGTTTTGGAAGGTGACAGGATACATAAGGAATCCGGTAAGGTCAATGTGCAAAATGAAATCACTGAACTAAAGGTCGTGCTGGCACAGAAAGAGGAGAGAAACGACAATCTCATTGCTTCTATCGATAAGTTAAAGAAAGAACTTGTCGAAAACAAAGAAGGACTGACTGCCGCTTATAGCGAAATAAACAATTGCCGGGAAAAGACTATTGTAAGTGAAAATATGATTACAGATCTGAATAATAAACTAGAAGAGCTTCAGTCAGAAAAACTAGCGTTAGAGAATGAAGGTGTACGCTTGAGGGAAAAGCAAGACGTTTGTAACGGGCAACTGACTGAAAAAATCAGACAGGTAGATGAGTATAATGAAGAGTATAAAAACCATGAGCATGCAATAAATGATTTAAGACTTAAGGAGAATGAGTTCAAAATAAAAGTTATCGACCTGGAAGAGAGAATTCGAGATGATTATCAGGTTGAACTTTCTCAGTTTGCAATAGAGCATAATGATGAAGACGATGGGTCCCTGGATTGGGATAATGTGTCCCGGGAGATTGATGAGCTAAAGAGTAAGGTTGATAAAATGGGCAGTGTCAATCTCGAAGCCATTCATGAGCAGACAGAGCTTGAGGAGAGAGAGACGCATCTCGCGAATCAGGTGGAAGATCTGCAGACGTCTGAAAAGGACTTAAACGACATTATAAATAAGATAAATGTTACAAGCCGTGAGCTGTTTGAAACTACATTTCATGAAATAAGGAACCACTTTCTCGAATTATTTCGAAAGTTGTTTGGCGGTGGCAGGGCGGACATTGTCCTGGAGGAGGGTGTTGATATTCTGGATGCTGGTATAGATATAATTGCTCAGCCTCCAGGAAAAGACCTTAAATCAATAATGCTTTTTTCCGGTGGTGAAAAGGTGATGACGACCATAGCTCTTTTGTTTGCCATCTTTCAATCCAAACCGAGTCCATTCTGCCTGCTTGATGAGGTTGATGCCGCCCTGGACGAAAATAACATTACACGCTTTATCCAGATACTCAAAGAATTTGCATCTGAATCTCAATTTGTCGTAATAACTCATAGCAAGCAAACTATGACCATTGCAGATGTTATTTATGGTGTTACCATGGAAGAGGCTGGAGTATCAAAGAAAATATCTGTCAAGTTTGAAGAAGTAGAGAAGCAGGTGGCATGA
- a CDS encoding histone, with protein sequence MIVKKVTRKKCATKKPAAKKATAKKTVARKAVAEKTVAKKTTVKKTAAKKTAAKKTTVKKAAVKKAVPKKKVCGTKKKTVATVKKTTVVKKKATVKKKTTAKKKPVARKKTTTKKKVVKK encoded by the coding sequence ATGATAGTAAAGAAAGTTACTCGTAAAAAGTGTGCAACTAAGAAGCCTGCAGCAAAGAAGGCAACGGCTAAAAAAACCGTAGCCAGGAAAGCTGTTGCTGAAAAAACTGTAGCAAAAAAAACAACAGTAAAGAAGACAGCAGCTAAAAAGACAGCAGCTAAAAAGACAACTGTTAAAAAGGCTGCAGTGAAGAAAGCTGTGCCGAAGAAGAAAGTTTGTGGCACCAAGAAGAAGACTGTGGCAACCGTGAAAAAAACAACAGTTGTTAAGAAAAAAGCTACAGTTAAGAAGAAAACCACTGCGAAGAAGAAACCTGTGGCCAGAAAGAAAACCACTACAAAGAAGAAAGTGGTAAAGAAATAA
- a CDS encoding anaerobic ribonucleoside-triphosphate reductase activating protein, which yields MSIMIKGFVESSLIEWEGNIVAILFLPHCNMRCPYCHATHLVQKPNELESIPLEAVEKRIEKNKDWLDGVVISGGEPTFHDDLDELIKIFKDMGLKVRLDSNGTNPDKIEDLIQRELIDCIAMDIKAPLRDVKYNEVGGVTCSLSDIARSIKLIMESGIEYEFRTTVCPAFLNKADIVEIAQSITGASRYILQSFRPTNCLDNKMFDVIPYSEDEIRDFAESARRYVKNCYVRGEEMKALSCNW from the coding sequence ATGTCGATAATGATAAAGGGTTTTGTTGAGAGTAGCTTAATAGAGTGGGAAGGAAATATTGTTGCCATTCTTTTCCTTCCCCATTGCAATATGAGGTGTCCTTACTGTCATGCTACCCATCTGGTTCAGAAACCTAATGAGCTTGAAAGCATACCTTTAGAGGCGGTAGAGAAGAGGATTGAGAAAAATAAAGATTGGCTGGATGGAGTTGTTATTTCCGGAGGGGAACCGACATTCCATGATGACCTAGATGAACTCATAAAAATCTTCAAAGATATGGGCTTAAAGGTCAGGTTGGACTCAAATGGTACAAATCCTGATAAGATAGAGGACTTGATACAGCGAGAGCTGATTGATTGTATCGCTATGGACATAAAAGCACCTTTGAGAGACGTGAAGTATAATGAGGTGGGTGGAGTTACATGCAGTCTGTCGGACATTGCAAGGAGTATAAAGCTGATAATGGAGAGTGGAATTGAGTATGAGTTCCGTACTACAGTTTGCCCGGCTTTCTTAAATAAAGCTGATATTGTTGAAATAGCACAGAGTATAACAGGTGCGAGTAGATATATTTTACAATCTTTCAGGCCGACAAACTGTTTGGATAACAAGATGTTTGATGTCATACCATATTCAGAAGATGAGATTAGGGATTTTGCTGAAAGTGCTCGGAGATATGTAAAAAACTGTTACGTTAGAGGTGAAGAAATGAAGGCCTTGAGCTGTAATTGGTAG
- the nrdD gene encoding anaerobic ribonucleoside-triphosphate reductase produces the protein MTVETIQKRDGRMVAFDESKIADAIFKAAKAVGGADRSIAAELASVVTHFLQKRFVENIPGIEDVQDLVEEVLIKNGHAKTAKAYILYREDRAKVRKSLRVRKQTTKSGDTTDAALMVDLVSKDESFPWDRARIATALEKEAELSVSISQEIAAAVERRIFASGLNKISTPLIRELVDNELFERGYNAKLKKQASLGMPKYDIEELIYSKVKENSNIASNNPEAINLAVAENTMKQYALQEVYSKEVADAHTSGMVHIHDLGYPTRVYCSSHSLEYLKKYGLSLENLDTSSAPAKHARTLTGHLNTFLASMQAYYAGALGIGYVNIMYAPYVEHMSHEEMKQEAQHLIFSGSQSAFSRGGQTLFLDFNIHTGVPNYLKKIQAVGPGGKYTGRAYGDYELASQRFTKALLDVWRNGDCHGHVFAFPKCDFHISQDTYTEPKQYELLEYAAQIASENGVPYFVFDRDEITLSACCRLRTTIDDNYMIDHPESMRFCGFQNITVSLPQAAYRAGRGNLDKLYKEIDRGMDIAIKAHFEKKHFIARLMASPNMPLWEIGKTAHDGRPYVDLEAATYIVGIIGLNECLQFMIGKELHDDDEALKLGLRIISHMYFRVKEEGKKHNLKFSLEESPAESASRRLAKIDVRNFPEAVDLVKGHMERDEFYYTNSVHLRPDAPVDMVKRIEVQSMFHSMIESGAIIHAFVGEERPPASSIMKLVKRTFENTQAAQLTISPEFTICNECHRVIPRLVDQCSYCDASNLYSIKRSASQDRVNNWDMTKMQELVNRHAENVAAPNKSCK, from the coding sequence ATGACAGTTGAAACAATTCAAAAACGTGATGGTAGGATGGTGGCATTTGATGAGAGCAAGATAGCAGATGCTATTTTTAAGGCAGCAAAAGCTGTTGGTGGAGCGGACCGGTCTATTGCAGCGGAGCTTGCAAGTGTTGTTACCCATTTTTTACAAAAAAGATTTGTTGAAAATATTCCAGGTATTGAGGATGTCCAGGACTTGGTTGAAGAGGTTTTAATAAAAAACGGACATGCAAAGACGGCTAAAGCCTACATTTTATACAGAGAAGACAGGGCGAAGGTGCGTAAATCACTTCGCGTGAGAAAACAAACTACGAAAAGCGGTGACACAACAGATGCGGCGCTCATGGTTGATCTTGTTTCAAAAGATGAGTCGTTTCCGTGGGACAGGGCGAGAATAGCGACAGCCCTGGAGAAAGAGGCGGAATTGTCAGTTTCCATATCTCAGGAAATTGCGGCTGCTGTTGAGAGACGCATCTTTGCTTCCGGACTTAACAAAATATCTACTCCTTTAATCAGAGAGTTAGTGGATAATGAGCTTTTTGAGAGAGGTTATAACGCAAAGCTGAAAAAGCAGGCCAGTCTCGGCATGCCAAAGTATGATATTGAAGAGCTTATCTATTCCAAAGTTAAGGAAAACAGTAATATAGCATCGAATAACCCCGAAGCAATTAACCTGGCCGTTGCTGAGAATACTATGAAACAGTATGCCCTTCAGGAGGTTTATTCGAAAGAGGTTGCGGACGCTCATACTTCCGGGATGGTCCATATCCATGATCTTGGTTATCCAACCAGGGTGTATTGTTCATCCCACTCTCTTGAGTACTTGAAGAAATATGGATTGTCGCTGGAAAACCTTGACACATCTTCCGCTCCTGCAAAACATGCCCGAACACTTACGGGTCATTTAAATACTTTTCTTGCATCGATGCAGGCGTATTATGCCGGAGCTCTGGGAATAGGTTATGTCAATATAATGTATGCTCCGTATGTAGAGCATATGAGCCATGAAGAGATGAAGCAGGAAGCTCAACACTTAATCTTCAGTGGTTCTCAGAGCGCGTTCTCACGTGGAGGGCAGACACTGTTCCTCGATTTTAACATACACACGGGGGTGCCAAATTATCTGAAGAAGATACAGGCAGTAGGCCCCGGAGGAAAGTATACCGGCAGGGCGTATGGGGATTATGAATTGGCTTCCCAGAGGTTTACAAAGGCGTTGCTTGATGTCTGGCGAAATGGCGACTGTCATGGTCATGTGTTTGCATTCCCTAAATGTGATTTTCATATAAGTCAGGATACATATACCGAACCTAAACAATACGAGCTTCTGGAATATGCTGCACAGATTGCCAGCGAAAACGGGGTGCCATATTTCGTCTTTGACAGGGATGAAATAACCTTGTCAGCATGTTGTCGATTGCGTACTACTATTGACGATAATTATATGATTGACCATCCGGAGAGTATGAGATTTTGTGGATTTCAAAATATAACCGTAAGCCTTCCACAGGCTGCTTACAGGGCTGGCAGGGGTAACCTTGATAAACTCTACAAGGAAATTGACAGGGGTATGGATATCGCCATCAAGGCCCATTTTGAGAAGAAGCACTTTATTGCCAGGCTTATGGCTTCTCCGAATATGCCATTGTGGGAGATTGGTAAAACTGCCCATGACGGAAGACCGTATGTAGACTTGGAAGCGGCGACTTACATTGTCGGTATTATAGGGTTGAATGAGTGTCTGCAGTTTATGATTGGTAAAGAGTTGCACGATGATGATGAAGCGCTTAAGCTTGGGCTACGCATTATTTCTCATATGTATTTCAGAGTGAAAGAAGAGGGGAAAAAGCACAATCTGAAATTCTCCCTTGAAGAGTCGCCTGCTGAAAGTGCAAGTCGAAGGCTTGCAAAGATTGACGTTCGAAATTTCCCTGAAGCTGTGGACCTGGTTAAGGGTCATATGGAGAGAGACGAATTTTACTATACCAATAGCGTTCATCTGCGTCCTGATGCGCCTGTGGATATGGTGAAGAGGATAGAGGTGCAGAGTATGTTCCATAGCATGATTGAGTCGGGTGCGATAATACACGCGTTTGTGGGTGAAGAGAGACCTCCGGCTTCCAGTATTATGAAGCTTGTTAAGAGAACTTTTGAGAATACACAGGCGGCACAATTAACCATATCACCGGAGTTTACTATCTGTAATGAATGTCACCGTGTTATCCCAAGGTTGGTAGATCAGTGTTCTTACTGTGATGCATCAAATCTTTACAGTATAAAAAGAAGTGCTTCACAAGACAGGGTTAACAATTGGGATATGACTAAGATGCAGGAATTGGTCAACAGGCATGCAGAGAATGTTGCAGCTCCAAATAAAAGTTGTAAATAG
- the nrdR gene encoding transcriptional regulator NrdR: MKCLFCKVDDDKVINSRASTDGLSVKRRRECLNCGRRFTTYERVEESPVRVIKKDGSRINFDRNKILSGLLKACEKRPVSTDILETIVSEIESVIYDKFEKEVETTSIGELVMQHLRVLDKVAYVRFASVYREFKDINEFINELKPLMPSAKKIKQKKTSKNGG; encoded by the coding sequence ATGAAGTGCTTGTTCTGTAAAGTTGACGACGATAAAGTTATTAATTCAAGAGCATCAACTGATGGGTTGAGTGTAAAGCGAAGGAGAGAGTGTCTAAATTGTGGCAGGCGTTTTACAACATATGAGAGGGTGGAAGAGAGCCCTGTAAGGGTGATAAAAAAAGATGGTAGCAGGATTAATTTTGATCGCAATAAGATTTTGTCAGGCTTGCTCAAGGCGTGTGAGAAAAGACCAGTGTCAACGGATATACTTGAAACTATTGTTTCTGAAATAGAAAGTGTAATATACGATAAATTTGAGAAGGAGGTTGAAACAACATCTATTGGTGAACTTGTTATGCAACATCTCAGGGTTTTGGATAAGGTTGCTTATGTCAGATTTGCGTCGGTCTATAGAGAGTTTAAAGATATAAACGAATTTATAAATGAACTTAAACCTTTGATGCCTTCAGCGAAGAAAATAAAACAGAAAAAAACAAGTAAGAATGGAGGGTAA